A single region of the Micropterus dolomieu isolate WLL.071019.BEF.003 ecotype Adirondacks linkage group LG18, ASM2129224v1, whole genome shotgun sequence genome encodes:
- the inavab gene encoding innate immunity activator b produces the protein MEGNGEISDTDSGIILHSGFDSPTTHTKDVTTHTRAMKLKHQALQDRLELCLLELKKLCIREAELTGRLSDDYPLLPGEKPPQIRRRIGAAFKLDEQSFPRRGEESELSFVDAELALQMKIFEAARKLCEEDHPSKAVKKSRLQQCRREEKKLKRLQETSFQLRLEHGRSSPLPAFNIAQQDLGTSDDSSLSDSVVQDEEVTSQSSQLSSAHPGETDPPPVSSQSFIDGSCSSPSVAPQPLTPSQSPYPSIDSTVSLNSSPVYDPPPIQHSPWTESSLDQPYQKSKKSRSSSKTSPAKTELLPPLEACLAQSALPVQLSHLRLSRTQSNSTPSTPEMRVHRQLSLRLSNPDSSFEKDRGRSRGPRRRLTEYAITLPETPPPVVNYGKHANSEDSHSEHSFASYNSSPCQELPSDSPKQYQSSFSHSGPVGSYGPQALPRTGLYHNPTHQSSPTFHKAHYNEEMVYPPDLDLAWGYYAQQAPCPSNRNEYWHKDAAVAHQRAHRPLPPNIRLSPSPSQWDRPHYRSSGLPQQVVNEQLKSWHWRSQLKPPRSHSLDRQGAVRVKNVSPRDMTCYQNQKYHEQVIQKRALQIAADDTQGHWVVGDGSHFVSQV, from the exons GTTTTGACAGCCCAACGACACATACGAAGGatgtgaccacacacacacgggccATGAAGCTCAAACACCAGGCTCTCCAAGACCGACTGGAGCTCTGCCTACTGGAGCTGAAGAAACTCTGCATCCGAGAAGCT GAGTTGACAGGCCGGCTGTCAGATGATTATCCTCTGCTGCCAGGAGAGAAGCCTCCTCAGATCCGCAGACGTATTGGAGCTGCGTTTAAACTGGACGAACAAAGCTTCCCTAGAAGAGGAGAG GAGTCAGAACTGAGTTTTGTGGACGCTGAGTTAGCGCTTCAGATGAAGATATTCGAGGCAGCGCGCAAGCTCTGTGAGGAGGACCACCCAAGTAAGGCTGTCAAAAAGAGCCGGTTGCAGCagtgcaggagagaggagaaaaaactCAAACGGCTACAAGAGACGTCCTTTCAGCTGCGACTGGAGCACGGTCGATCATCACCACTCCCTGCTTTCAATATTGCACAACAAG atCTGGGCACATCTGATGACAGCTCTCTGTCTGATTCTGTAGTGCAAGATGAAG AAGTGACGAGCCAGTCATCACAACTGTCTTCAGCCCATCCAGGAGAGACAGATCCTCCGCCTGTGTCCTCACAATCATTCATAGACGGCTCCTGCAGTTCTCCTTCTGTGGCTCCACAGCCTCTGACACCAAGCCAGTCTCCCTACCCGAGCATTGACTCTACAGTGAGTTTAAACTCAAGTCCTGTGTATGACCCTCCTCCCATCCAACACTCCCCGTGGACAGAGTCTAGTCTCGACCAACCTTACCAGAAGAGCAAGAAGTCTCGCTCCTCCAGCAAGACAAG TCCAGCCAAAACTGAATTGCTGCCACCGTTGGAGGCTTGCTTAGCGCAGTCTGCTCTGCCAGTGCAACTCTCACACCTGAGGCTGAGCCGCACCCAGTCCAACAGCACGCCTTCCACACCAGAGATGCGCGTGCACAGACAGCTGTCCCTCAG GTTATCCAACCCTGATTCGTCATTTGAAAAGGACCGTGGTCGCAGCAGAGGCCCGAGGAGGCGACTGACAGAATATGCAATAACTTTACCAGAGACTCCTCCCCCTGTGGTCAACTATGGAAAGCATGCTAACTCTGAGGATAGCCACTCTGAACACTCGTTTGCATCTTACAACAGCTCACCTTGTCAGGAGTTGCCCTCTGATTCACCCAAACAATATCAGTCTTCATTCTCGCACTCTGGCCCAGTTGGCAGCTATGGACCTCAAGCCTTACCACGCACTGGCCTTTACCATAATCCCACGCACCAGTCCAGCCCCACTTTTCACAAAGCCCATTACAATGAAGAAATGGTCTACCCACCTGATCTGGACTTGGCTTGGGGCTATTACGCCCAGCAGGCTCCCTGTCCTTCCAACAGAAATGAGTATTGGCATAAAGACGCTGCTGTAGCCCACCAGAGAGCACACAGGCCTTTACCTCCCAATATCAGACTCTCCCCCTCCCCGTCTCAATGGGACCGTCCACACTACCGCTCCAGTGGTCTCCCACAACAAGTAGTGAATGAACAGCTGAAGTCATGGCACTGGCGGAGTCAGCTTAAACCCCCCAGGTCCCATTCTCTCGACAGACAGGGAGCAGTCAGAGTTAAAAACGTGTCGCCACGGGATATGACCTGCTACCAAAATCAGAAGTACCATGAACAG GTTATCCAAAAAAGGGCTCTCCAAATAGCTGCAGATGACACTCAAGGGCACTGGGTTGTAGGCGATGGCTCTCACTTTGTAAGTCAAGTGTAA
- the rabif gene encoding guanine nucleotide exchange factor MSS4 produces the protein MDNNQLSRKSTDRSDLVSEDGKNSKSVVCQRCGSKVLCPGMAVFAEKELFLPSMRKKGGLSTTEGSVDGDTLTAHWFVDDMYTFENVGFTNDVGRIKYLICADCEIGPIGWHCLDDKKSFYVAVERVNHA, from the exons ATGGACAACAATCAGCTGTCCAGAAAGAGCACGGACCGGTCCGACCTGGTTTCTGAGGACGGTAAAAACAGCAAGTCTGTCGTGTGCCAACGCTGCGGATCCAAGGTGCTGTGCCCGGGGATGGCTGTGTTTGCAGAGAAAGAG CTGTTCCTACCATCCATGCGGAAAAAGGGCGGCCTCAGCACCACAGAGGGCTCAGTGGACGGGGACACTCTGACCGCCCACTGGTTTGTGGACGACATGTACACTTTTGAGAACGTTGGCTTCACTAACGACGTCGGGAGAATCAAGTATCTCATCTGTGCAGATTGTGAGATTGGACCAATTGGCTGGCACTGTTTGGATGACAAGAAAAGTTTCTACGTCGCTGTGGAAAGGGTGAATCACGCCTAG
- the adipor1a gene encoding adiponectin receptor protein 1a, translated as MSGRNGSASDADCRISEDCSVPDVELMELGPLLEEGGGRQAASKGIHPEGAAMLADKEEEEDDEVGEVLTLPLQAHHAMEKMEEFVHKVWEGRWRVIPFHVLPEWLKDNDYLLHGHRPPMPSFRACFGSIFRIHTETGNIWTHLLGLILFICLGTLTLLRPNMYFMAPLQEKVVFGMFFLGAVLCLSFSWLFHTVYCHSEKVSRTFSKLDYSGIALLIMGSFVPWLYYSFYCSPQPRLIYLTIVCVLGIAAIIVAQWDRFSTPRHRPTRAGVFMGLGLSGIVPTMHFTIEEGFVKATTVGQMGWFYLMGAMYITGAGLYAARIPERYFPGKCDIWFHSHQIFHVLVVAAAFVHFYGVSNLQEFRYGLEGGCTDDTLL; from the exons ATGTCAGGCCGAAACGGGTCTGCAAGTGATGCAGACTGCCGGATCTCTGAGGACTGCAGTGTCCCAGATGTTGAGCTGATGGAGCTGGGGCCACTgctggaggagggaggggggcgACAGGCAGCTTCTAAAGGCATCCACCCAGAG gGAGCCGCAATGCTTGCTGataaggaagaagaggaggatgatgagGTGGGAGAAGTCCTGACCTTACCACTTCAGGCTCACCATGCCatggagaagatggaggagtTTGTacacaaa GTTTGGGAGGGGCGCTGGAGGGTCATCCCTTTTCATGTCCTGCCTGAATGGCTTAAGGACAATGATTACCTCCTGCATGGGCACCGCCCCCCGATGCCCTCGTTCCGGGCCTGTTTTGGAAGCATCTTCAGAATTCACACTGAAACAGGAAACATCTGGACTCACCTGTTAG GGCTGATCTTATTCATTTGTCTGGGCACATTAACCTTGCTGCGGCCCAACATGTATTTCATGGCCCCGCTGCAAGAGAAAGTGGTGTTCGGGATGTTCTTCCTGGGAGCTGTGCTCTGCCTCAGCTTCTCCTGGCTTTTTCATACCGTCTACTGCCACTCTGAGAAAGTGTCTCGCACCTTCTCCAA GCTTGACTACTCGGGCATTGCCCTCCTGATCATGGGCTCCTTCGTGCCCTGGCTGTACTACTCGTTCTACTGTTCCCCTCAGCCTCGACTTATCTACCTCACCATTGTATGTGTCCTCGGTATCGCTGCCATCATAGTGGCCCAGTGGGACCGGTTCTCTACACCTCGTCACAGACCTACAAGAGCAG GTGTGTTCATGGGTCTTGGACTAAGCGGCATTGTCCCCACCATGCACTTCACCATCGAGGAGGGCTTTGTTAAGGCCACCACAGTCGGCCAGATGGGTTGGTTCTACCTGATGGGTGCCATGTATATCACTGGTGCTGGTCTGTATGCAGCCAGGATCCCGGAGCGCTATTTTCCTGGCAAGTGTGACATCTGG TTCCATTCTCATCAGATTTTTCATGTCCTGGTCGTGGCAGCGGCGTTCGTCCATTTCTACGGGGTTTCTAACCTGCAGGAGTTCCGCTACGGCCTCGAGGGAGGATGTACCGATGACACTCTGCTCTGA